In Bacillus rossius redtenbacheri isolate Brsri chromosome 11, Brsri_v3, whole genome shotgun sequence, the DNA window TTCATAAAGAGATgcacaaaaaaaagtattgttaaattatttttttacgattCATGCTCTttggtatatttttttgtcaGGAAATAACGATATTCCTTGACTTTCAAACATAAAAAGATTACTTTTCTTAGAATTTGAATTAAGATTTggataaattatcaatttttatttctaaggagtcataactgaaagatgccattttggtttcaacttttcttgtcaacaattttttaatatcatttacTATTTCAAGTTTTGGTTctttttgagcatagcacatcATTTTATGGAACGCCGTGTTATTAATAGTTATCAAAAACTACAAATAGGTAGTTCGTCCtgggaaataataattggtgtttagcacaagattttttttttttttcagaataactACAACTgtataatactgtcaatagacattaatttatggtcttagaaaaatcaacaaatagtaaaattttaaaaagtgagagaatctttcagtactcactagtggtgtgtaacatctaatatataatatcacaaactatgtattttaatacaatacttataaaattattgaatttgtaTGATATactatatattattatttcacaatgtATTTATAAAGTATTCCAAAAGCCACATGGCAATGAGttgtgctgttcaagactacTGTTAGCGGAACAATCGGTAAACAGCTGTctcttctttctctttctccctcTTTTCAAATGCCGTGGAAATGTTTGCGCTCGCTAACAAGCTGCAGAAAAAGCGCCAAAACTTAATGGCACGCGCtctccctacttcctgttacacatttccgtctcATTCACAAAATCACTCCCACTAAATGCTTATACCAAaagcttagatgttacacatcaaaaaataaaaacactaacacTATTATAAAACACCAAGAATACTTAAACACTCTTAAATGTGCAAAGTAGAGCTCCTTACTTGGGTACAGTCTATAAATGGTCTTTATTGTGGGGTGTTTAATCCTTAAAGttgataaatatacatatatactatcACATAGTTGTTCTGATAAAAccatcaatattaatattacactATTACTGTAcctaaaaatatacaattagaaCATATCCCAAACACCACCAAAAGCTTTTAAGTCCTCTTATCTTCTAAGGTATTCGTTTTAGGGGAaaactgagaaattttttttcccttcaaaaaaaaaatatatatatttctgttttaCAGGATGGCACTGTTGGTTGtgataaataaatatgtacatcACTTTTGAAATGGTTTTGGTTCCATTTGGTTTGCTGATATTCTTGAAGGCCCTTATACCCTTTTTGCTTCTGGGGTGCACTTTGGATAAGGAGTTATTTAAAAATCTTCGGTGGCAGTGATGTCGTGCTCACATATCGAAGGTTGTGGGTTTGGATCCAACATCCCATCAATGACTCAAAATTTATCAGCTCAGGTTGTGTAACCATGTGTTTCAGACGCCACTAAAATTTTGAAGGTCCAGTTCGCTGCGCTCTCAACCTTGCAACATAATCTCGGCCATCACATCACTATGATTAACCATGCGTCATCATCTTGGGAGGTACCTCAACTGTGCTTAACCACGACGAGACACTGTTAGATAAGTCCTGTTCCTATACAAGTTCCCAGACAGTCAGCGTAATCTCGGACGTCCCATCGTTATGCTTGCGTGACTAATCTTGGGTGTACAGAGGGAACTCGGCGGTCCTGTACCTCCGCTCAGCCGTGCGACGTGCTGATCACGGAGTTGTGACGCGGTGCCGCAGGTGACCAGAGAGCTGGCCAGCTGGATCCTGCAGCTGCTGCACCGAGGCGAGCCCTCGCTCTGCACGCAGAAGCGCAACTCCGAGCTCATCAACTCCCTGCTGGCCCTGCCCAAGGTGCTCAATGACGCGGGCAGGAAGTAGCACGGCCCCCCGCGCAGGTTCGTGAAGCTGCCCCCCGCACCAGGTGGGTCGGGTCTTGCGACGAGCTCGCCTGCCCGCCGGGGCTCCGCTGCACAGCGGCCCAACAGAGCGAGGGGGTTCAGGGTCCCGGCGTTGCGAGAGGAACAGGCGTgaacttgaaaaaatatatcgatggcttagaatgaaaacctcgtatctaaatttttggacgaaaatacgttttttttatgtttttttggctggaaaacctcgtatctcgcACAAcgtttggctgaaagaaataaaatgtgcatcctactgctttctattACATAAAAGAATTGTACAACCATtacttgaggggggggggggggggggggggcgaaagaaactgtcttttgtcaccgctgtaaaatttgcattttatgagatacaaggttttctaTCTAAGCCATCGATATTATGGCATCAAGATATGAAAAGAATTTCAAATAAGGATTAGTCTCTCTGGTTGTTGGTGTAAAGCTGTTGacaatataactttaaaaacaaaacgGGGTAGGAGGGGGAAAATGTGTATGGTAAAGTCAGCTTCAAGCCACTTCAACTGAATTCCAACAGACGTGGCTAAACAGCATGTAAACAGCTACTACTCCGATCAGATCAGGTAACATCATGTCGCTGGTTGCATGCTGGTGGGTTGGCTGTAGTGCAAGACAATAGTGCCCGAAACCTAATTAAATAACTTCAGCAtttaataaaaatcaaaacatttcCATTTTTATTCATACTCAAATCCACACCTCAAATCGGAAGAAAGTTTCAAGTAAGTAATCAAAAATATATCTAGTTTACATGATCAGTATCTacgtataataaaaataattaaaaaaatatcacgaACGTTACCTACCAGGCACAACAAACATTCTGAGCCCACTTCTTTACTTTATTTGTAACTTTGTGCTACACACACTTAGTTTCTTGGATCtatattgaaaattatataataacacTACCCTTGAATAATAGTATCACTACAGTTACAATTATAAAACAATAAGGTCTAGATGTTAGTGTTTAATTTTTGGATTTTCCTTCTTATTCCTTCCTCAAATATCAATCCATTCATATGCTAAAaaaatttgatggtatttgaagaTATGAGAATTCAACCAGCCCATCCCCAATATTAACTCATTCACATTTCTTTTATCGTAATGTTTCAAACACCTGCCACTacttatttaacaataaaatttttaattactatCTACAGT includes these proteins:
- the LOC134536791 gene encoding pigment-dispersing hormone peptides isoform X2 is translated as MKHTALLVLCVVFLRLLHQSAGVQYGEDRGLDGESAWQRRNTVTRELASWILQLLHRGEPSLCTQKRNSELINSLLALPKVLNDAGRK